The window GAGCCCGGGCCTGGCCGACAAACGGGAGTAGTCGATGCGTACCACGCGATTGGCGTCGCTGAATACGTGCCGCGTGAGTGCTTGCGCGTGACCCTCATGCGGCCGCCTCGCGGCATCGCCAGCGAGCGCCACGATGAGGTTGGGGCGCGACGCCTGAAGATCGAGGCCGCGCATCGTGAAGCCGAGTCGCTCAACTACGGACTGCACTGAGTCCGCGTCCAATCCGTACTCATCCACCAGGTCGGCGGCGAGCGCCGCGAGAGCGCGTCCGATGGAGCGCCGCTTCCGCCGAGGAGGCGGTCCACGACTTCCGTGGCTGCCTCGACGTCTACCGTCGTGAGACCGGCCGCCAATGCGTGGGCAACCACATGATCCAACAACAGGTCCACCGTTCGTCCGGAAAGCGCCGGTTGGGCATGCGGCGCTCGGCCGTGGTGACTGAAATAATGCCAGGACGTCATCGCTAACCTGGATCCTTTGCGCTTCTGCGTAATAGCCGGAATCCCGCATAGCACATCGAGCGCCATCGTCGGAGTCATCTCGGTGATCCGATCGGCTGAAAACGCCGCGCGAGCGCCTTGTCGCTCTCGATGAAACGGCGATATCATCGTCCGTGGTCGCTGCGATACAGGCACGGCTCCAGCGAGCGGCCAGCGCGGGCTTCAGCATGCTGGCCATGCCGCCCGTGCCCTCGCGACCGCCGGCACCGATCAGCGCGTGCACCTCATCAATAGCACAGGATCACCCCAGGCTGCCATTTGCCTCGGCGACCACCGCTTCCGCATTCGTTTGTCAAGTTCGCCGACCACGCCTGCGCCAGCCACGAGCGCCGAGGGCTGAAGGAGACGATGCGCGCCTGCCAAACGCGGAGGAACAGCGCCGGACGCAATGCGCGCCGCCAACGCCTCGACGATGGCGGTCTTTCCGGTGCCAGCCGGTCCGACGAGGAGGGGGGTTCGGCTTGGTGAGGCGGCAAGGTGAGGATCATGGCATCAACTCCTCATTGCGACCGACGACGAAGCCGAGCTGGATCTTCCCGGGCCGCACGGGTCAAGTCGCGGCCATACCGATCGAGGGGTCGGCGTCGGCCGCCGATGGCGCCGTGGCAGGGCCTCTGGCCGCACGCCTGGTGCTGCGGGCTTGGCGGACGGTTTCCCGGATGGTCGGAATGACCCCAGCGCGCGCTCAGCACCACGGCGAGCAGGTCACGCTCGGTGCCAAGCGCCTTCCTTGGGCGGCGTGTTCACTCGCGCGGTTTACGAGTTCATCTGCCGGGGGAGCGGCAGTCCGGTCCTCCGCGTGCGACGGAGGCGCGGAGCGCGAGCGTCGCCTCCGGAGGTCGAGAGGTGACCCGCACCAGCGACTCAGCCATCGGTCCGTAACGCTCCAGGAGGGCGACGGTCAGACATTAAGTCCGGGGTGCCGCCGTGGCTGGCGGAGAGCTTCAACGAACGCGCGAGAGCGGCAGGGGATAGTGTGGACACTGCGGTGGCCCAGTGAGAACAGGGGTGGAATGCGTCCGAATTTGCTGTTGGACGCGGGTGGCGGGAAGGAGGGATAGATTCGCGACTAACAGCGACAGCCTGGGGGTCCGCAATCAGGTCGAACACTGACAGCGCGCGCGGTGCGGAGGGCCTAACCTGCACGATGAAACTCAGAATCATCATGGGGTGTCTGGCGAACGGGCGGTGCGGTGAACCTTCGAGTAGCCGGATAGGTGACCTCAATTTGTCCGGCGAGCGCCATGCCGGTGTGGGCCCTGTGGAAGCGACCGCCTAACCTGCGTGACATGACCGAGACAACGATGGCGGCTCTCCGTGACGAGAGAATTGGATCGGGACTTCTCTTCGGCAGCTGGTGCGTGGCGCCACAGTCGGGCATCGATAACGGTCGCTCGAGGGCGCATAGAGCCACCACGAGGTGGGTCGCCGGTGGGTAGCGTACGGTGAAGACATTCTCGACCGTGAGCAGGCCGGCCCCTGGGTTGGAGGGGCGACACTCTGCCTCCCTGATGGGTAGTAGACGTACTACGCTTCGTTTGCCCAGTGCCGATACCAGTGGGCCGGGAGGGTGCTAGGTTGCGGGCGATCCCGACGCGGCACATACTGGTTCAGTCCAATTACACGTCTCCGTGCCATCCGCGACTGTTCTGACTCACATTGTTCGTGACGTGACCCCCAGAGTTGGTCCAGACCTTATGTCAGTCCGGTTGGGGTGAGTGATGAATCTGTCCTGCGTCCCAGGGACAACGCAAACTCGCTCGGGGTGCAGTCGTGCAGGCTGCTATGGGGGCGGACCCCGTTGTACTCCACGCGCCACTGCTCAATGATCTCCTGCGCATCGGCCAAGCTCACGAACCAGGACTCGTTCAGGCACTCGTCGCGGAACGTGCCGTTGAAGCGCTCGACGAAGGCGTTCTGCGTCGGCTTCCCTGGGTCAATGAAGCTCAGGGTCACGCCGTGGGTGTAGGCCCACGCGTCCAGCGCGGCGCTCACGAACTCGGGGCCGTTGTCGCACACAATGGCCTGCGGTACGCCCCGCGTAGGCACCAGCCCCTCCAGCACGGCAGCGACCCGCGCGCCCGGCAACGAGAAGTCGACCTCGATCGCCAACGCCTCCCGCGTACAATCATCGACGAGCGTGAAGGCCCGGAACGCGCGCCCGTCGCCCAAGGTGTCGCGCACGAAGTCCATGCTCCACCGTTCGTTGGCGCGAGTCGGCACGGCCAAGGGCGTGCGCGGACCTGGCGCGATGCTTCCGCCGGCGCCGCCGGACCTGCAGTCCCTCCTCCTGATACAGCCGCTGCACGCGTTTGTAGTTGAGCGGGGGCCCCGGCTCGCGCCGCAACACGCGCGTGAGCTGCCGGTAGCCCCATCGCGGCTTCCGCCCCGCGAGCTCCGTCAGGCGCGCGCGCAGCGCGGTGTCGGGCCGCCGCTGCGTCCGATAGCGCTGACTCGAGCGCGCGAAGCCCGTGAAGCGACAGGCCCGGCGCTCCGAGATCCCGGCGGTCTGCGTGGCATGGGTGACGGCCGTCCGCCGGTGCTCGGGCGTCACCACTTTTTTCCCAGCAGATCCTTCACGACCTGGAGATTCAAGGCCTGGTCGGCGACGAGGCGCTTGAGCTGGCGATTCTCCTCCTCGAGGCTCTTGAGCCGCCGCGTCGTGCACCTGCAGTCCGCCGTACTTCTTCTTACAGCGATACAGCGTCACCTCCCTGACGCCGTGCTGCCGGACCAACTCGCTCACCTTGGCCCCCGCCTCCCAGGCGTGGAGCACCTTGATGATCTGCTCGGTCGTGAAGCGACTCTTCCGCATGCCGTCCTCCCGGCGCTCGCCGTGTCGAGGACTGACATAATACCTGGCTCAGCTTTCGGGGGTCACGTCATTCGGGTTACCGCATCCTCAATGCGTGCTGCATTCCGCAATGCCACCGCCTGTCTTGCGGTTGTAGCAGTTTCCGGGTGCGCGACAAACCCGGCGCGCTTCAGCCCTGACATTCCCATGAGATACGTCCTTGGCTCTCGCAGCGGCTGGTGGAAGCAGAGGCCATGATGAAGGACATTGAGAAGGCCCGTGGACGATTGCGTGGCCACCACCACGCGGGGGCGAGTCCCTGAGTTTTGAGTTGCAGAACGCCTACATACGCGCGTACGAGACTCTGGCGGCTGAACTGGAATGGCTGCGTGGGGCGAATGGTATCGGGCCATATCCGTCAGAGCTTCCGACGCTGATCGCCCAAGCTTCGGGTATGGCGACGACGATTCTCCAGAGTGAGCGTACAGCGGCCGCTCGGCCAGCCTCTCGCCCAATGGGGGCTCCGCCGGCGGAACGCGACCAACGCCTTCAGCAACTGAGGGACGAGGTGGCTCGGGCGAAGGGCATGGAGCCGACGCTTCGGTCTCATCAACGTGCGGTACTGGACGCATTTCTAAGCGCAATCGGGCGGCCGACATCCGACGAGATGGTAGCGGAGATGGACGCACATCGTGCACGCGTGACAGAGGCGGACAGGCAGCGTCGCGCACGCTTGGAGCGCGACGGTCCGATGGTCGCGCTCTTCTTCACGGGTTTGCTTGCTGCCTGGTTCTATTCGCAGTCGCGTCTATCGCCCGCAGAGGCACGCCGGCAAATTGACCAAGCCAACGCCGCGGCACGCGCGCTCTGTCCCCCCGGCCGATTCTGGCAACCGAGTGACTTCGCCGTAGGATCGTGCCTGCCATGAGGCAAACCTGCCGATTGGCCAGGCTATGGCATTGGACGCTGGTTCTTCTGCCTGCCTGCGTGTCCTTGCATGGACGTCCATTCATAGGAGAGTCGAAGTCGCGCCAGTGCGCGGCACTCGACAGCTGGCTGGCAAGGATGTACGCCCTAAATCCAGGAGTGGCGTTCAACAACGTCCATGTCAATCTCATCCCAAAGATGGTTGGCCCTGCGTTCAATGATGAGGTCTTTGTCCCAATATTTGGAATCACATTTCAGAAGATGTCGCGGAGTGAGCGCCGAGCGATCGCCCGCCGCCTTCGCGACTGCAGAGTTCAGGCCTGGGCGCAGTACGTGCTGCCTGGTATGCTTGGCGAGAAGTAGGGGTGCGGCGCAGTCCGCCCCGTGTATGGGGTTCGCTATTCATGAGTATCAGCACCCAAACTGGCGCCGCTGCTTTGTTGCTGCGTAACCGGAACGCGTGCGCAGCGCGCGTCAACCTGCGCCGAACAAGGCGAGCGTGCTCGGACACCGCCAGAGCACAGAAGTCGTGAGCGATACACCTACACTTGCCGACCAGCTCGCCGCATACGGCACCGTCCTGACCGACCCCCGATACCTCCCGTCCGAGGTGTTCGTGGACGGACGGGAGGAAACGCTGAGCCAGATACGGACTGCCCTCGGACGACGCGAGGGACCCAGGGCCGTATTGCTTGTCGGCCCATCCGGCGCAGGGAAAACGGCCCTCGTACACGCGCTCGCGCATCACTACCGCAACGAATATCCCGACGAAGCGCACATCGTGCAGCTGAGTGTCACCACTCTGACGAGTGGCACCATGTACGTCGGCGTATGGGAGGAGCGGCTGGCCAAGCTCGTCGAACTGGCCGCCAGAACCTCAACCGTTCTGTACGCGCCGTCACTCGCAGACCTCGCGAGCGCTGGCCGCTGGTCAAAGTCCGACCATAACATGGCAGCCGCGCTCGCCGAGCCGCTCGCGCAGCGCAGGATCACGATGATCGCGGAGAGTACCCCGGAGGCCTATCGCCTCCTGTTGGGCCGCGACCCATCACTTGTCCGTCTGTTCGAGGTCATCCAGGTCCCACCAGCTACGGCCGCAGAAACGCGGCACATTCTCTCAAAGGTGGCCGAACGCGAGGAGAAGGACATCGCCTCCGACGTGATCGATCGTGCCGTTGAGCTGGCAGGTGAATTTCTGATCGGGAGCGCGATGCCGGGAGCCGCGGTGGACTTGCTGCTCCGCGCCATCAACGCGGTGCCGGACTACGAGCCCGCGATCGTGGCGTCGGACCTGCTCGTGACGCTGTCGGCCTCCACCGGCCTTCCGCGCGACTACCTCGATGATGCCATCCCGCTGGACCGCGCGTCGGTACGAACGTTCCTGGAGGCACGGGTCATGGGGCAGCCCGAGGCGGTCGACGCCGCAATGGAACGCGTCGCCCTCATCAAGGCGGGCTTGACCGACCCTGAACGACCCTTTGGTGTCCTGATGTTTGCGGGACCGACCGGGGTGGGAAGACGGAGCTCGCCCGCGCCCTTGCTGAGTTGCTCTTTGGCGACCCGAACCGGATGATCCGCCTGGACATGAGCGAGTTCGCCAAGCCGGACTCGTATGAGCGGCTCATCGGCACGCACTGGCAGCCCGGCGTCCTCACGGATCCGGTGCGCTCGCAGCCCTTCTCCCTCGTCCTCCTCGATGAGATCGAGAAGAGCAGCCTGAATGTCTTCGATCTGTGTCTGCAGCTCTTCGATGCGGGACGGCTTACCGATGGAAAGGGGATCACAGCGGACTTTCGCCGCACGCTGATCATTGTCACCACCAATGTCGGCGCCGTTGTCTCGCGGAAGGGGGCGGTCGGCTTCGTCGAGTCGGCAGCAGCCGCACCGGACCGCGGAGACGCGATCCACGCGGAACGCGAATTGTCGATGGTCTTCCGCCCGGAGTTCCTCAACCGCTTCGACCACATCGTCCGCTTTCGTCCACTGGACGAGCAGGTGGTGGCACGGATCGCGGAGCGCGAGCTGCGCAAGGTGCTCGAGCGTAGCGGGATCCGGCGACGCGGGCTCACGCTGGATGTCGATCCCTCACTCCTGGCCCTGCTGCTTCGCGAGGGATACTCGCCCACGTTTGGCGCCCGCCCACTCAAGCGCGCAGTCGAACGTAAGGTGCTGCTCCCGGTCGCCTGGGCGCTCGCGCGTGGTGAAGCATCCCGTGGCTCGACGATGCGCCTGTCCGCGGTGAGCGGCCAGGTACGCGTGTCGATCGCCCCGCCGGAGGCGCAACACGCTGAGCAGGAGGCTCCCGCGATCGACGAGCTGCAGGAACGCGGGGACCTGCGGCACGCGTCGGCGTTGATGCTCGCCGAGGTGGATGAACTGGTCGAGGCCTTCGCCCCGATGCAGTCGCGGCTGTCGGCGCGGCTCATCGAGAGCTCGTCACCGGGGTTCTACAGCGACCCATCAAGATCCCGCGCCGTGTTGGACGAGATCTACCGACTGGACGGCGCACGACGTGAAGTGCACGAAGTACAGGCAGCCATCGCAGCCTTTGACGAGCGGATGCATCGCGGCGTGCGCGACGAGCGGGAGTTGGCCGTGCTCAATCGGCGTGCCCGCACGCTCGAAGGTCGCCTGGATCACGTGCGGTTCATCGTGTCTTGCGATGACCTCGAAGCACTCGGCGACGCCTATGTCACCATCACGCGACTGCGCAGCAAGGAGCCGTCACTCGATGGGGTCTTCCGTCTCGCGGGAATGTATCGGGCGTTCGCCGAGCGCCGCGGGTTGACCTGTGAAGTGGTGGACGATCGCGCTGATGAACCATCCGGGGAGGAGACGGTCTCTCTCCTCGTCTCCGGGTGCGGGGCCTATGCCTTGCTTCACGGTGAGAGCGGCCTCCACAAGTTCCGTGACGGCGGATCGCCACGCGACGTTCGCGAGACCGTCCGTGTTCTTGTGCAAGGGTTGCCTCTCGCTGCACCCAACCCGCCAGCAGACG is drawn from Gemmatimonadota bacterium and contains these coding sequences:
- a CDS encoding AAA family ATPase produces the protein MSDTPTLADQLAAYGTVLTDPRYLPSEVFVDGREETLSQIRTALGRREGPRAVLLVGPSGAGKTALVHALAHHYRNEYPDEAHIVQLSVTTLTSGTMYVGVWEERLAKLVELAARTSTVLYAPSLADLASAGRWSKSDHNMAAALAEPLAQRRITMIAESTPEAYRLLLGRDPSLVRLFEVIQVPPATAAETRHILSKVAEREEKDIASDVIDRAVELAGEFLIGSAMPGAAVDLLLRAINAVPDYEPAIVASDLLVTLSASTGLPRDYLDDAIPLDRASVRTFLEARVMGQPEAVDAAMERVALIKAGLTDPERPFGVLMFAGPTGVGRRSSPAPLLSCSLATRTG
- a CDS encoding AAA family ATPase; translated protein: MIRLDMSEFAKPDSYERLIGTHWQPGVLTDPVRSQPFSLVLLDEIEKSSLNVFDLCLQLFDAGRLTDGKGITADFRRTLIIVTTNVGAVVSRKGAVGFVESAAAAPDRGDAIHAERELSMVFRPEFLNRFDHIVRFRPLDEQVVARIAERELRKVLERSGIRRRGLTLDVDPSLLALLLREGYSPTFGARPLKRAVERKVLLPVAWALARGEASRGSTMRLSAVSGQVRVSIAPPEAQHAEQEAPAIDELQERGDLRHASALMLAEVDELVEAFAPMQSRLSARLIESSSPGFYSDPSRSRAVLDEIYRLDGARREVHEVQAAIAAFDERMHRGVRDERELAVLNRRARTLEGRLDHVRFIVSCDDLEALGDAYVTITRLRSKEPSLDGVFRLAGMYRAFAERRGLTCEVVDDRADEPSGEETVSLLVSGCGAYALLHGESGLHKFRDGGSPRDVRETVRVLVQGLPLAAPNPPADAVSIEVRKTARPGRLVRAVTLEVRLLHRASKTSLRADCDGSRDWALERLMPLLFVRVAESSTNEGREDQLVRRYSLGPNQRVRDIRTGYSTGRLDRVLRGDIERFLTGHRRR